Proteins from a genomic interval of Pseudomonas sp. RC10:
- a CDS encoding alpha/beta hydrolase — protein sequence MFENFTKTTVKTSGAEIVTVVGGEGPPLLLMHGNPFNHLSWHKIAPRLAKDFTVVCTDLRGYGDSSKPEGGGDHSAYSFRSMAQDQVEVMQSLGFEQFNAAGHDRGARVLHRMCLDHPEKVLKAGFVDMLPQHHLLNNVTRQWGKFSWHWFFMAQDYPTPETMMNADPEFFILRKLSKTAQGTAFFGPEALADYIRCIKNPATTHAMCEDYRATFGIDLDMDTADFDAGRKVQTPSLIVWGEKGGVGRNHNAAEVWGRYATNIVQTATVPSGHYLQEECPDETYEVLQGFFK from the coding sequence TGCTGATGCACGGCAACCCGTTCAATCACCTGTCCTGGCACAAGATCGCGCCGCGTCTGGCCAAGGATTTCACCGTTGTCTGCACCGATTTGCGCGGCTATGGCGACAGCTCCAAACCCGAAGGCGGTGGCGACCATTCGGCTTATTCGTTCCGCTCCATGGCGCAGGATCAGGTCGAAGTCATGCAGTCGCTGGGCTTCGAGCAATTCAACGCTGCTGGGCATGATCGAGGTGCCCGTGTGCTTCATCGCATGTGCCTGGATCACCCTGAAAAGGTGCTGAAAGCGGGGTTTGTCGACATGCTGCCGCAGCACCACTTGCTCAATAACGTCACCCGCCAATGGGGCAAGTTCTCGTGGCACTGGTTCTTCATGGCGCAGGACTACCCGACCCCGGAAACCATGATGAACGCCGACCCCGAGTTCTTCATTCTGCGCAAACTCTCGAAAACCGCGCAGGGCACGGCCTTTTTCGGCCCTGAAGCGCTGGCCGATTACATCCGCTGCATCAAGAACCCGGCCACCACGCATGCCATGTGTGAAGACTACCGGGCGACGTTCGGCATCGATCTGGACATGGACACCGCGGACTTCGACGCAGGCCGCAAGGTGCAAACCCCGTCGCTGATCGTGTGGGGCGAGAAAGGCGGCGTCGGCCGCAATCACAACGCCGCCGAAGTCTGGGGCCGTTACGCGACCAATATCGTGCAGACGGCCACCGTGCCCTCAGGGCATTACCTGCAGGAAGAATGCCCCGACGAGACCTACGAGGTGTTGCAGGGCTTCTTCAAATAA
- a CDS encoding MFS transporter, whose amino-acid sequence MLPTHAQKRRATLTFVLLCVMAFIMYVDRTNLAVAAPTISKELGFSNTNLGMMFSAFAVAYSCFMIPGGWLSDRIGSRKAMLLYGVIWSVATIATGLVSGLVVLVIARFVVGIGEAPIYPTAARMIARAIPITQRGTAQGVMHASGRLANALAPLIVTFLILQFSWRMAFIILGVLTLIYMFVMYFILGESKKQVEAVVMEPVRAPTPVHWPTMLRKVWPAAATCFCHGWVLWFFLNWIPSFFTQRYGMDLSKTALFSTFVLLGGTVGTAVGGMLSDWRFKVTGNKLRSRRDLIIFGFLASIIGLIPLMFTQNIYICAAGLSFSFFCSELADSPLWVIGTEVSHEHSATSSACTFFGMAVAGAVSPVVIGWLLDVTGTNWMAAFSASIVVVLLGPVLAMFIKLDDEPAVSAVSPSTGKRVVA is encoded by the coding sequence ATGTTACCGACTCATGCGCAAAAGCGCAGGGCGACACTGACCTTCGTGTTGCTTTGCGTCATGGCTTTCATCATGTATGTCGACCGCACCAATCTGGCGGTCGCCGCCCCCACCATCAGTAAAGAGCTGGGTTTCAGCAACACCAACCTCGGCATGATGTTCTCGGCCTTCGCGGTGGCCTACAGCTGCTTCATGATCCCTGGCGGCTGGCTCAGTGACCGGATCGGCTCACGCAAAGCGATGTTGCTGTACGGCGTGATCTGGTCGGTGGCGACGATTGCGACCGGCCTGGTCAGCGGGCTGGTCGTGCTGGTCATTGCCCGATTCGTGGTCGGTATTGGCGAGGCGCCGATCTACCCGACCGCTGCGCGGATGATCGCGCGGGCCATTCCCATCACCCAGCGCGGCACGGCCCAGGGCGTGATGCATGCGTCAGGACGATTGGCCAATGCGCTGGCGCCGCTGATCGTGACTTTCCTGATCCTGCAGTTCTCGTGGCGTATGGCATTCATCATTCTGGGTGTGCTGACGCTGATCTACATGTTTGTCATGTACTTCATCCTCGGTGAGTCGAAGAAACAGGTCGAAGCCGTGGTCATGGAGCCAGTTCGTGCACCGACGCCGGTGCATTGGCCAACGATGTTGCGCAAAGTCTGGCCGGCTGCCGCGACGTGCTTTTGTCATGGGTGGGTGCTGTGGTTTTTTCTGAACTGGATTCCGTCGTTTTTCACACAGCGCTACGGGATGGATCTGTCGAAGACCGCGCTGTTTTCCACCTTTGTATTGCTGGGCGGGACGGTTGGTACGGCAGTGGGCGGAATGCTCTCAGATTGGCGGTTCAAGGTGACCGGCAACAAGCTGCGCTCGCGTCGTGATCTGATCATCTTTGGCTTTCTGGCGTCGATCATCGGGCTGATCCCACTGATGTTTACGCAAAACATTTACATCTGTGCGGCAGGCCTGAGCTTTTCGTTTTTCTGCTCGGAGCTGGCGGACTCGCCGTTGTGGGTGATCGGGACGGAGGTCTCTCACGAGCATTCAGCCACCTCCAGCGCGTGCACCTTCTTCGGCATGGCCGTGGCAGGGGCGGTGTCGCCGGTCGTGATCGGCTGGTTGCTGGACGTGACAGGCACCAACTGGATGGCGGCCTTCTCGGCGTCCATCGTCGTGGTGTTGTTGGGGCCGGTGTTGGCGATGTTCATCAAGCTGGACGATGAACCGGCTGTCAGCGCCGTTTCACCGTCCACCGGGAAACGGGTGGTGGCGTAG
- a CDS encoding thioesterase family protein — protein sequence MPTLITHKTPILQDWVDYNGHLRDAFYLLIFSYATDAFMDRIGLASDDRDASGNSLFTLEAHINYLHEVKLGEDVEVRTQIVAHDLKRVQLYHSLYKAGGDEELAASDQMLLHVDLAAGPKSAPFSEQSLEALRLLSEAQHDQPSPTYVGRVIGLPKR from the coding sequence ATGCCCACTTTGATCACCCACAAAACCCCGATCCTCCAGGATTGGGTCGACTACAACGGCCATCTTCGCGATGCGTTCTATCTGCTGATCTTCAGCTATGCCACCGACGCGTTCATGGACCGTATCGGCCTGGCCAGCGACGACCGGGATGCCAGCGGCAACTCGCTGTTCACTCTGGAAGCGCACATCAACTACCTGCACGAAGTGAAACTTGGCGAAGACGTCGAGGTGCGTACGCAAATCGTTGCCCACGACCTCAAACGCGTGCAGCTTTATCACAGCCTGTACAAAGCGGGCGGCGACGAAGAACTGGCGGCCAGCGATCAGATGCTGCTGCATGTGGACCTCGCAGCAGGTCCCAAATCGGCGCCGTTCAGTGAGCAATCGCTGGAAGCATTGCGCTTGCTCAGTGAAGCGCAGCACGACCAACCGTCTCCGACGTATGTCGGTCGAGTGATCGGTCTACCGAAACGCTGA
- a CDS encoding L-carnitine dehydrogenase produces MTFITEIKTFAALGSGVIGSGWVARALAHGLDVVAWDPAPGAEAALRKRVANAWPALEQKSLAAGASQDRLKFVATIEECVRDADFIQESAPERLDLKLDLHSKISAAAKPNAIIGSSTSGLLPSEFYESATHPERCVVGHPFNPVYLLPLVEVVGGKNTAPEAVQAAIKVYESLGMRPLHVRKEVPGFIADRLLEALWREALHLVNDGVATTGEIDDAIRFGAGLRWSFMGTFLTYTLAGGDAGMRHFMAQFGPALQLPWTYLPAPELTDKLIDDVVDGTSDQLGTHSISALERYRDDCLLAVLEAVKATKAKHGMAFED; encoded by the coding sequence ATGACCTTCATCACCGAAATCAAAACCTTCGCCGCGCTGGGTAGCGGTGTCATTGGCAGCGGCTGGGTTGCCCGCGCCCTTGCCCACGGCCTTGACGTCGTCGCCTGGGATCCGGCACCGGGTGCCGAAGCCGCCCTGCGCAAACGCGTCGCCAACGCCTGGCCTGCGCTGGAGCAGAAAAGCCTGGCCGCTGGCGCGTCTCAAGATCGCCTGAAGTTCGTCGCGACCATCGAAGAATGCGTGCGCGATGCCGATTTCATTCAGGAAAGCGCCCCGGAGCGTCTGGACCTGAAGCTCGATTTGCACAGCAAGATCAGCGCCGCGGCCAAGCCTAACGCGATCATCGGCTCCAGCACCTCGGGTCTGCTACCGTCGGAATTCTACGAAAGCGCGACCCACCCTGAGCGTTGCGTGGTCGGTCACCCGTTCAACCCGGTTTACCTGCTGCCGCTGGTCGAGGTCGTTGGCGGCAAGAACACCGCACCCGAAGCCGTTCAGGCGGCGATCAAAGTGTACGAATCCCTTGGCATGCGCCCTCTTCACGTGCGCAAGGAAGTCCCGGGCTTCATTGCCGACCGCCTGCTCGAAGCGCTGTGGCGTGAGGCGCTGCACCTGGTCAACGATGGCGTGGCGACCACGGGTGAGATCGACGATGCGATCCGCTTTGGCGCCGGGCTGCGCTGGTCGTTCATGGGCACGTTCCTGACTTACACCCTGGCAGGCGGCGATGCAGGCATGCGGCACTTCATGGCGCAGTTTGGTCCGGCCCTTCAACTGCCGTGGACGTACCTGCCAGCGCCTGAGCTGACCGACAAGCTGATCGACGATGTGGTCGATGGCACCAGCGATCAGCTCGGCACGCACAGCATCTCGGCGCTGGAGCGTTATCGCGATGACTGCCTGCTGGCGGTGCTGGAAGCAGTGAAGGCCACCAAGGCCAAGCACGGGATGGCGTTTGAGGACTGA
- a CDS encoding 3-keto-5-aminohexanoate cleavage protein produces the protein MNHDVIITCALTGAGDTTGKSHLVPITPKQIAAAAVEAAKAGATVVHCHVRDPQTGKFSRDVELYRETMDRIREADIDIIVNLTAGMGGDLEIGPGERPTDFGPNTDLVGPLARLAHVEALLPEICTLDCGTLNFGDGDTIYVSTPAQLRAGAKRIQELGVKAELEIFDTGHLWFAKQMMKEGLLDNPLFQLCLGIPWGAPADTTTMKAMVDNLPADVVWAGFGIGRMQMPMAAQAVLLGGNVRVGLEDNIWLDKGVLASNGALVERASEILSRMGARVMTPAEGRVKMGLKKRF, from the coding sequence ATGAATCACGACGTCATCATCACCTGCGCACTTACCGGTGCTGGCGACACGACCGGGAAAAGCCATCTGGTCCCGATCACCCCGAAACAGATCGCTGCTGCCGCCGTCGAGGCCGCTAAAGCAGGTGCGACCGTCGTGCATTGCCATGTGCGTGATCCGCAGACCGGCAAGTTCAGTCGTGACGTCGAGCTGTACCGCGAGACCATGGACCGCATCCGTGAAGCGGACATCGACATCATCGTCAACCTGACCGCAGGCATGGGTGGCGACCTGGAAATCGGCCCGGGCGAGCGTCCCACCGATTTCGGTCCGAACACTGACCTCGTCGGCCCGCTGGCCCGTCTGGCCCACGTCGAAGCGCTGCTGCCAGAAATCTGCACGCTGGACTGCGGCACCCTGAACTTCGGCGATGGCGACACCATTTACGTGTCGACCCCGGCACAGCTGCGCGCGGGCGCCAAACGCATTCAGGAACTGGGCGTGAAGGCTGAGCTGGAAATCTTCGACACCGGTCATCTGTGGTTCGCCAAGCAAATGATGAAGGAAGGCCTGCTCGACAACCCGCTGTTCCAGCTGTGCCTGGGCATTCCGTGGGGCGCGCCAGCGGACACCACTACGATGAAGGCCATGGTCGACAACCTGCCAGCGGACGTGGTCTGGGCCGGTTTCGGGATCGGACGCATGCAGATGCCAATGGCGGCGCAAGCGGTGCTGCTGGGCGGCAACGTGCGGGTCGGTCTGGAAGACAACATCTGGCTGGATAAGGGCGTGCTGGCGAGCAACGGCGCACTGGTCGAACGGGCCAGCGAAATCCTCAGCCGCATGGGTGCCCGGGTCATGACCCCGGCTGAAGGCCGCGTGAAGATGGGCCTGAAGAAGCGCTTCTGA
- a CDS encoding GlxA family transcriptional regulator gives MSQDFYFLLMPGFSMMGFVSALEPLRVANRFGGELYRWHVLSADGGPVIASNGMSVNADAALEPLKKGATLCVMASVDPLKCYTSTLEHWLRRLDLEGVTLGAIDTGSFVLAEADLLDGYRLTLHWEALDAFKETYPKVQATQELFEIDRRRISSAGGTASIDLMLDLIGQAHGPDLAIKVSEQFVLGRIRQRKDHQRMQIATRYGINNKKLVQVIGVMEQHTEPPLSTLELAEGIQVTRRQLERLFRLHLNDTPSNFYLGLRLEKARQLLRQSDMSVLEVSIACGFESPSYFTRSYKARYVVCPREDRGRVAREPKVV, from the coding sequence ATGTCCCAGGATTTCTATTTTCTGCTCATGCCCGGTTTCTCCATGATGGGCTTCGTCTCGGCACTGGAGCCTCTGCGCGTGGCCAACCGGTTTGGGGGCGAGTTGTATCGGTGGCATGTGCTGAGCGCCGACGGTGGGCCGGTGATTGCCAGCAACGGCATGTCGGTGAACGCCGACGCTGCGCTGGAGCCGCTGAAAAAGGGCGCGACGTTGTGCGTCATGGCCAGCGTAGACCCGCTGAAGTGTTACACCTCGACGTTGGAGCATTGGCTGCGACGCCTTGATCTGGAAGGCGTGACGTTGGGAGCCATCGACACCGGCAGTTTCGTACTGGCCGAAGCGGACCTGTTGGACGGCTACCGTTTGACCCTGCACTGGGAAGCGCTCGACGCCTTCAAGGAAACCTATCCGAAGGTGCAAGCGACCCAGGAACTCTTCGAAATCGACCGCCGCCGCATCAGCTCGGCAGGCGGTACGGCCTCCATCGACCTGATGCTCGACCTTATCGGCCAGGCCCACGGTCCGGATCTGGCGATCAAGGTGTCAGAACAGTTCGTGCTGGGCCGCATCCGCCAGCGCAAAGACCACCAACGCATGCAGATCGCCACGCGTTACGGCATCAACAATAAGAAGCTGGTGCAGGTGATTGGCGTGATGGAACAGCACACCGAGCCGCCATTGAGCACGCTGGAATTGGCCGAAGGCATTCAGGTGACACGCCGCCAACTGGAGCGGCTGTTTCGTCTGCATCTGAATGACACGCCAAGCAACTTTTACCTCGGCCTGCGCCTTGAGAAGGCCCGACAGTTGCTGCGGCAGAGCGACATGAGCGTGCTGGAGGTCAGCATTGCCTGCGGGTTTGAATCGCCGTCGTACTTCACCCGCAGTTACAAGGCGCGGTACGTGGTATGTCCAAGGGAGGATCGTGGGCGGGTGGCGCGGGAGCCCAAGGTCGTTTGA
- a CDS encoding DUF3010 family protein: protein MNICGVEIKGSEAIFAVATRASGAPEHLPLATKKIALEDDDEAANVKAFGRQISTFVHENAITHIAIKKRSKKGEFAGGPTTFKIETIFQLLDDCDVVLLSPQTINAQMKKHNFELPATLNKYQHEAYKAACSALMKGLK, encoded by the coding sequence ATGAATATCTGCGGCGTAGAAATCAAAGGCAGCGAAGCCATTTTCGCTGTCGCCACTCGCGCCTCCGGCGCGCCTGAACATCTGCCACTGGCAACCAAAAAGATCGCCCTGGAAGACGATGACGAAGCCGCCAACGTCAAAGCGTTCGGGCGCCAAATCTCGACCTTCGTTCACGAAAACGCCATCACCCACATCGCCATCAAAAAGCGCAGCAAAAAAGGCGAATTCGCAGGTGGCCCGACCACGTTCAAGATCGAAACGATTTTTCAGCTGCTGGATGACTGCGACGTCGTGCTGTTGTCGCCCCAGACCATCAACGCCCAGATGAAAAAGCACAACTTCGAACTGCCTGCGACGCTGAACAAGTATCAGCATGAGGCGTACAAGGCGGCGTGTTCGGCGTTGATGAAAGGCTTGAAGTAA
- a CDS encoding lysozyme inhibitor LprI family protein, whose amino-acid sequence MKTIFLALALFATGAHAAANPDATPCDGVDEDKQTLECSVYSRDTAVKLLDENFDNLQERVNTQFGANKAQANEFIAKLKTAQDAWKKLRDADCAVEVFPAKPGSKEFNIGQNDCLARTSDERSEYLESIAQSE is encoded by the coding sequence ATGAAGACGATTTTTCTGGCTCTGGCTCTATTCGCGACAGGCGCACATGCAGCGGCAAATCCGGACGCCACCCCTTGCGACGGCGTGGACGAGGACAAACAGACCCTGGAATGTTCCGTGTACAGCCGCGACACCGCGGTGAAGCTGCTGGACGAGAACTTCGACAACCTGCAAGAGCGCGTGAACACCCAGTTCGGTGCGAACAAAGCACAGGCCAACGAATTCATCGCCAAGCTGAAAACCGCCCAGGATGCCTGGAAAAAACTGCGCGACGCCGACTGCGCCGTGGAAGTCTTCCCTGCCAAACCCGGCAGCAAGGAATTCAACATCGGCCAGAACGACTGCCTGGCGCGCACGAGCGACGAGCGGTCTGAGTATCTGGAAAGCATCGCCCAGTCTGAATGA
- a CDS encoding dipeptidase: MSPAELHADSIVIDGLIIAKWNRELFEDMRKGGLTMANCTVSVWEGFKQTVDSIAASQKLIRENSDLVIQVRNTADIRKAKELGKTGILFGFQNAHAFEDQIGYVEIFKQLGVGIVQMCYNTQNLVGTGCYERDGGLSGFGREIVAEMNRVGIMCDLSHVGSKTSEEVILESKKPVTYSHCLPSGLKEHPRNKSDAELKFIADHGGFVGVTMFAPFLAKGIDSTIDDYAEAIEYVMNIVGEDAIGIGTDFTQGHGQEFFEYLTHDKGYARRLTNFGKIINPLGIRTVGEFPNLTETLLKRGHSERVVRKIMGENWVRILGDVWGE, encoded by the coding sequence ATGAGCCCAGCCGAATTGCACGCAGACAGCATCGTTATTGACGGTCTGATCATTGCCAAATGGAACCGTGAGCTGTTTGAAGACATGCGCAAAGGCGGCCTGACCATGGCCAACTGCACAGTGTCGGTGTGGGAAGGCTTCAAGCAGACTGTCGACAGCATCGCTGCCAGCCAGAAGCTGATCCGCGAGAACAGCGACCTGGTGATCCAGGTGCGCAACACTGCTGATATCCGCAAGGCCAAAGAGCTGGGCAAGACCGGCATCCTGTTCGGCTTCCAGAACGCCCACGCGTTCGAAGACCAGATCGGCTACGTCGAGATCTTCAAGCAACTGGGCGTGGGCATCGTGCAGATGTGCTACAACACCCAGAACCTCGTCGGCACCGGCTGCTACGAGCGCGACGGCGGCCTGTCGGGCTTCGGGCGTGAAATCGTCGCGGAAATGAACCGCGTCGGCATCATGTGCGACCTGTCCCACGTCGGCTCCAAGACCTCCGAAGAAGTCATCCTCGAATCGAAGAAGCCAGTGACCTATTCCCACTGCCTGCCTTCGGGTCTGAAAGAACACCCTCGCAACAAATCCGACGCTGAACTGAAGTTCATCGCTGACCACGGCGGTTTTGTCGGCGTGACCATGTTCGCGCCGTTCCTGGCCAAGGGCATCGATTCGACCATCGACGACTACGCCGAAGCCATCGAATACGTGATGAACATCGTTGGCGAAGACGCCATCGGTATCGGCACCGACTTCACCCAGGGTCACGGCCAGGAATTCTTCGAATACCTGACCCACGACAAGGGCTACGCCCGCCGCCTGACCAACTTCGGCAAGATCATCAACCCGCTGGGTATCCGTACCGTCGGCGAGTTCCCGAACCTGACCGAAACCCTGCTCAAACGCGGCCATTCGGAGCGCGTTGTACGCAAGATCATGGGCGAGAACTGGGTTCGCATCTTGGGCGATGTCTGGGGCGAGTAA
- a CDS encoding DUF5943 domain-containing protein: MAKIAPQLPIEVDSETGVWTSDALPMLYVPRHFFVNNHMGIEEVLGAEAYAEILYKAGYKSAWHWCEKEAECHGIEGVAVFDHYMNRLSQRGWGLFKIQEIDLDKGTCSVKLEHSAFVYVYGKVGRKVDYMFTGWFAGAMDQILAAKGSSVRTVAEQVYGGSEEGHEDGLFVVNPI; this comes from the coding sequence ATGGCCAAGATCGCCCCGCAATTGCCAATCGAAGTCGACAGCGAGACCGGTGTCTGGACCTCCGACGCCCTGCCAATGCTGTACGTGCCGCGTCACTTCTTCGTGAACAACCACATGGGCATCGAGGAAGTGCTGGGCGCTGAAGCCTACGCCGAGATTCTTTACAAGGCCGGTTACAAGTCCGCCTGGCACTGGTGCGAAAAAGAAGCCGAATGCCATGGCATCGAAGGCGTCGCGGTATTTGACCACTACATGAACCGCCTGTCGCAGCGTGGCTGGGGCCTGTTCAAGATTCAGGAAATCGATCTGGATAAAGGTACGTGCAGCGTCAAGCTGGAGCACTCGGCGTTCGTGTACGTGTACGGCAAGGTTGGTCGCAAGGTCGATTACATGTTCACAGGCTGGTTCGCCGGCGCCATGGACCAGATTCTCGCTGCCAAAGGCAGTTCCGTTCGCACTGTAGCCGAGCAGGTTTACGGCGGATCGGAAGAGGGCCACGAAGATGGCCTGTTCGTCGTAAACCCAATTTAA
- the dgcA gene encoding dimethylglycine demethylation protein DgcA codes for MAFEAMFQPIQIGKLTIRNRVLSTAHAEVYATDGGMTTDRYVKYYEEKAKGGIGLAICGGSSSVAIDSPQSWWKSVNLATDKIIPHFQNLADAMHKHGAKIMIQITHMGRRSRWDGDHWPTLMSPSGIREPVHRATCKTIEPEEIWRVIGNYASAAARAKAGGLDGVELSAVHQHMIDQFWSPRVNKRTDEWGGSFENRMRFGLEVIKAVRKEVGPDFCVGLRICGDEFHPDGLSHEDMKEIAKYYDQTGMIDFIGVVGSGCDTHNTLANVIPNMSYPPEPFLHLAAGIKEVVKAPVLHAQNIKDPNQATRILEGGYVDMVGMTRAHIADPHLITKIKMGQVDQIRQCVGANYCIDRQYQGLDVLCIQNAATSREYMGVPHIIEKTTGVKRKVVIVGAGPAGMEAARVSAERGHDVTLFEKKDAIGGQITTASKAPQRDQIAGITRWYQLELARLKVDLRLGTAADVATIRDLRPDVVVLAVGGHPFIEQNEHWGAAEGLVVSSWDVLDGKVAPAKNVLVYDTICEFTGMSVADFMADKGSQVEIVTDDIKPGVAMGGTSFPTYYRSMYPKEIIMTGDMMLEKVYREGDKLVAVLENEYTGAKEERVIDQVVIENGVRPDEELYYGLKEDSRNKGQIDIDALFAIQPQPLLSQAGDGYLLYRIGDCVAQRNTHAAIYDALRLCKDF; via the coding sequence ATGGCTTTCGAAGCAATGTTTCAGCCTATCCAAATCGGCAAACTGACAATCCGCAACCGCGTCCTCAGTACCGCGCACGCCGAGGTTTATGCCACTGATGGCGGCATGACCACCGACCGTTACGTGAAGTATTACGAGGAGAAAGCCAAAGGCGGCATCGGCCTGGCCATTTGTGGCGGCTCTTCCAGCGTGGCGATCGACAGCCCGCAAAGCTGGTGGAAGTCGGTCAACCTGGCCACCGACAAGATCATTCCGCACTTCCAGAACCTCGCGGACGCCATGCACAAGCACGGCGCCAAGATCATGATCCAGATTACCCACATGGGCCGTCGCTCCCGTTGGGACGGCGACCATTGGCCGACGCTGATGTCGCCATCGGGTATCCGCGAGCCTGTTCACCGCGCGACCTGCAAAACCATCGAGCCGGAAGAAATCTGGCGCGTGATCGGCAACTACGCCAGCGCGGCAGCTCGTGCCAAGGCCGGTGGCCTGGACGGCGTTGAACTGTCGGCCGTGCACCAGCACATGATCGACCAGTTCTGGAGCCCGCGCGTCAACAAGCGTACGGACGAATGGGGCGGCAGCTTCGAAAACCGCATGCGTTTCGGTCTGGAAGTGATCAAGGCTGTGCGTAAGGAAGTCGGTCCTGACTTCTGTGTGGGCCTGCGTATCTGCGGTGACGAGTTCCACCCGGACGGTCTCAGCCATGAAGACATGAAAGAGATCGCCAAGTATTACGACCAGACCGGCATGATCGACTTCATCGGTGTGGTGGGCTCGGGTTGCGACACGCACAACACCCTGGCCAACGTTATCCCCAACATGAGTTATCCACCGGAGCCGTTCCTGCACCTGGCGGCCGGTATCAAGGAAGTGGTGAAGGCCCCGGTTCTGCACGCGCAGAACATCAAGGACCCGAACCAGGCCACGCGTATTCTGGAAGGCGGTTACGTCGACATGGTCGGCATGACCCGCGCGCACATCGCCGACCCGCACCTGATCACCAAGATCAAGATGGGCCAGGTCGACCAGATTCGTCAGTGCGTCGGTGCCAACTACTGCATCGACCGCCAGTACCAGGGTCTGGACGTGCTGTGCATCCAGAACGCCGCGACCTCCCGTGAATACATGGGCGTCCCGCACATCATCGAGAAAACCACCGGCGTGAAACGCAAAGTGGTGATCGTCGGTGCCGGTCCTGCCGGGATGGAAGCAGCGCGTGTGTCAGCCGAGCGTGGCCACGACGTGACCCTGTTCGAGAAGAAGGACGCCATTGGCGGCCAGATCACCACGGCGTCGAAAGCGCCGCAGCGTGACCAGATCGCCGGTATCACCCGCTGGTATCAGCTGGAGCTGGCGCGTCTGAAGGTCGATCTGCGTCTGGGCACCGCGGCCGATGTCGCCACCATTCGCGACCTGCGTCCGGATGTGGTGGTGCTGGCAGTGGGCGGTCACCCGTTCATCGAACAGAACGAGCACTGGGGCGCTGCTGAAGGCCTGGTGGTCAGCAGCTGGGACGTGCTGGACGGCAAAGTTGCACCGGCCAAGAACGTGCTGGTCTACGACACCATCTGTGAATTCACCGGGATGTCGGTGGCCGACTTCATGGCCGACAAAGGCAGTCAGGTCGAGATCGTTACCGACGACATCAAGCCGGGCGTGGCCATGGGCGGTACGTCGTTCCCGACGTACTACCGCAGCATGTACCCGAAAGAAATCATCATGACCGGCGACATGATGCTGGAGAAGGTCTACCGCGAAGGCGACAAGCTGGTGGCGGTGCTGGAGAACGAATACACCGGCGCCAAAGAGGAGCGGGTCATCGACCAGGTGGTGATCGAGAACGGCGTGCGTCCTGACGAAGAGCTGTACTACGGCCTCAAGGAAGATTCGCGCAACAAGGGCCAGATCGACATCGACGCACTGTTCGCGATCCAGCCTCAGCCGTTGTTGAGCCAGGCCGGTGATGGCTACCTGCTTTACCGCATCGGTGACTGCGTGGCGCAGCGTAATACCCATGCCGCCATCTATGACGCGCTCCGGCTTTGTAAGGATTTTTGA